From the genome of Podospora pseudoanserina strain CBS 124.78 chromosome 7 map unlocalized CBS124.78p_7.2, whole genome shotgun sequence, one region includes:
- a CDS encoding uncharacterized protein (EggNog:ENOG503P2RW; COG:K), translating into MSSSNGAQKPIHSRVKLFYRINVPHEPEEFIQDPLPAHVELDIPMTCTVKDLADIMEKNSRKIFPSLSVGTRLCFRTMDRSIYSTKPKYLPSPYGSYVIGRGYPGIDLPARDENDPASPKPKLRWLDGAYIVCTIFPPLPSDEDEPIIPPALPYKISRLGPDQPGKGIVVGGDRTANGKGKGREDEDDDPRPPRRGNTRVSKGTSRGPTSRTRDNDRRAN; encoded by the exons ATGTCTTCATCAAATGGAGCCCAGAAACCAATCCACTCCAGAGTGAAACTTTTCTACCGCATCAATGTTCCCCATGA GCCAGAAGAATTTATCCAGGACCCCTTGCCTGCCCATGTTGAGCTTGATATCCCAATGACATG TACAGTCAAAGACCTGGCTGATATCATGGAGAAGAACTCAAGAAAAATCTTCCCTTCTCTTTCCGTCGGCACCCGGCTCTGCTTCCGCACTATGGACCGGTCAATTTACAGCACAAAGCCAAAATACCTTCCGTCACCTTACGGCAGTTACGTTATCGGTCGAGGTTACCCAGGCATCGATTTACCCGCACGAGACGAGAATGACCCAGCGAGCCCCAAGCCAAAGCTCCGATGGCTGGATGGCGCTTACATTGTCTGTACCATCTTTCCGCCATTACCCAGCGACGAAGACGAACCCATTATACCACCTGCGCTGCCGTATAAGATCAGCAGGCTAGGGCCTGATCAGCCTGGAAAGGGTATCGTAGTAGGGGGTGACCGGACGGCAAatggaaagggaaaaggacgtgaagacgaggatgacgatcCCCGTCCGCCGCGCCGCGGCAACACCCGTGTCTCCAAGGGTACGTCAAGGGGACCTACTTCAAGAACGCGGGACAATGATCGCCGAGCTAATTAG